In Streptomyces canus, one DNA window encodes the following:
- the ehuD gene encoding ectoine/hydroxyectoine ABC transporter permease subunit EhuD, with product MTWDWSAVSDFMPQFWDGLLVTLQALALGSLISFALGLVWALLMRAPSRFVRWPVGVVTEFVRNTPLLVQLFFLFYVLPEWGVTLSALATGVIGIGLHYSTYTMQVYRAGIEAVPTGQWEAATALNLPRVRTWQVVILPQAIRRVVPALGNYVISMLKDTPMLMVITVLEMLGEARLFAQEHFQFTEPLTVIGVAFIVISYLASLLLRSLERRLVR from the coding sequence ATGACGTGGGACTGGAGTGCCGTAAGCGACTTCATGCCGCAGTTCTGGGACGGGCTGCTGGTCACCCTGCAAGCCCTCGCGCTCGGCTCGCTGATCTCCTTCGCGCTCGGCCTGGTGTGGGCGCTGCTGATGCGCGCCCCCTCGCGGTTCGTGCGCTGGCCGGTCGGGGTGGTCACGGAGTTCGTGCGCAACACCCCGCTGCTGGTCCAGCTGTTCTTCCTCTTCTATGTGCTGCCCGAGTGGGGCGTGACCCTCTCCGCGCTGGCCACCGGTGTCATCGGGATCGGGCTGCACTACTCGACGTACACCATGCAGGTCTACCGGGCCGGTATCGAGGCGGTGCCGACCGGCCAGTGGGAGGCGGCGACGGCGCTGAACCTGCCGCGGGTGCGGACCTGGCAGGTGGTGATCCTGCCGCAGGCGATCCGACGGGTCGTACCGGCTCTCGGCAACTACGTGATCTCGATGCTCAAGGACACACCGATGCTGATGGTCATCACGGTGCTGGAGATGCTCGGCGAGGCGCGGCTGTTCGCCCAGGAGCACTTCCAGTTCACCGAGCCGCTGACCGTGATCGGCGTGGCCTTCATCGTCATCTCCTATCTGGCCTCCCTTCTTCTGCGATCCCTGGAGCGACGTCTTGTCCGCTGA
- the ehuC gene encoding ectoine/hydroxyectoine ABC transporter permease subunit EhuC, which produces MTSGLWELVLKGIWTTVQLLFFSAILAAAVSFVVGVLRTHRLWIVRFLAGFYTEVFRGTSALVMIFWVFFVLPPAFGWQLVPMWAGTLALGLTYGAYGSEIVRGALKAVDPAQQEGGIALSFTPWQRLRLILLPQAVPEMIPPFSNLLIELLKGTALVSVMGMGDLAFSGNLVRLALQESAGIYTYLLLIYFVIAFLLTRLMRGLEKKLKAGVGTEPQRGLDTDAELKRARTTGVGGHVA; this is translated from the coding sequence ATGACCTCCGGACTCTGGGAACTGGTACTCAAGGGCATCTGGACGACGGTCCAGCTGCTGTTCTTCAGCGCGATCCTCGCAGCCGCCGTGTCCTTCGTGGTCGGCGTCCTGCGCACCCACCGCCTGTGGATCGTCCGCTTCCTCGCGGGCTTCTACACCGAGGTGTTCCGCGGAACCTCGGCACTGGTGATGATCTTCTGGGTGTTCTTCGTGCTGCCCCCGGCCTTCGGCTGGCAGCTGGTGCCGATGTGGGCGGGCACGCTCGCACTCGGACTGACCTACGGGGCGTACGGCTCCGAGATCGTGCGCGGTGCGCTCAAGGCGGTCGACCCGGCGCAGCAGGAGGGCGGGATCGCGCTGAGCTTCACGCCCTGGCAGCGGCTCCGGCTGATCCTGCTGCCGCAGGCGGTGCCGGAGATGATCCCGCCGTTCTCCAACCTGCTGATCGAGCTGCTCAAGGGCACCGCGCTGGTGTCCGTGATGGGCATGGGCGATCTGGCGTTCAGCGGCAACCTGGTGCGGCTCGCGCTCCAGGAGAGTGCCGGGATCTACACGTATCTGCTGCTCATCTACTTCGTGATCGCCTTCCTGCTCACCCGGTTGATGCGCGGCCTCGAGAAGAAGCTCAAGGCGGGGGTCGGCACGGAGCCCCAACGCGGTCTTGACACCGACGCCGAGCTGAAGCGGGCCCGGACGACGGGCGTAGGAGGTCATGTCGCATGA
- the ehuB gene encoding ectoine/hydroxyectoine ABC transporter substrate-binding protein EhuB: MAPPLEHGEHISGTTRRSLLAGVAALGALGAAGCSRVATASTTGGGELLDRLRAAGVVRLGIAGEIPFGYIDKNGDLTGEAPELARVIFKRLGVDKVQPVPTEFGSLIPGLNSQQFDVVAAGMYVTPERCEQVIFADPDYQMLDSFIVRKGNPKGLHNYKDVVAKKAKFATGTGYAEIGYAVEAGYKESDILIVPDQVAGLNAVEAGRVDVFAGTALTTREVVKKSAKAEATKAFTPTVGGKPHVDGGAFAFRRTETNLRDAFNAELRKLKKSGELFRVLKPFGFTQAEMTDLTAKELCGG; this comes from the coding sequence ATGGCTCCACCACTGGAACATGGCGAACACATATCCGGGACCACCCGCCGGTCGCTGCTCGCGGGGGTAGCGGCGCTCGGTGCTTTGGGCGCCGCGGGCTGCTCACGCGTGGCCACCGCCTCGACCACGGGAGGCGGTGAACTGCTCGACCGGCTCAGGGCGGCAGGTGTCGTACGGCTGGGAATCGCGGGTGAGATCCCGTTCGGATACATCGACAAGAACGGCGACCTCACCGGCGAGGCACCAGAACTCGCGAGGGTCATATTCAAGCGGCTCGGGGTGGACAAGGTGCAGCCCGTGCCCACCGAGTTCGGCTCGCTCATTCCCGGGCTGAATTCCCAGCAGTTCGATGTCGTGGCGGCCGGGATGTACGTCACACCGGAACGCTGCGAACAGGTGATCTTCGCCGATCCCGACTACCAGATGCTCGATTCCTTCATCGTGCGCAAGGGAAATCCCAAAGGTCTTCACAACTACAAGGACGTCGTCGCGAAGAAGGCGAAGTTCGCCACCGGGACCGGCTACGCGGAGATCGGGTACGCCGTCGAGGCGGGATACAAGGAAAGCGACATCCTGATCGTTCCGGACCAGGTCGCGGGGCTGAACGCCGTGGAGGCGGGACGCGTCGACGTGTTCGCCGGGACCGCGCTCACCACCCGCGAGGTGGTGAAGAAATCGGCCAAGGCGGAGGCCACGAAGGCCTTCACCCCGACCGTCGGCGGCAAACCGCACGTCGACGGGGGCGCCTTCGCGTTCCGCCGGACCGAGACGAACCTGCGGGACGCCTTCAACGCCGAGCTGCGGAAGCTGAAGAAGAGCGGGGAGCTGTTCCGGGTCCTCAAGCCCTTCGGGTTCACGCAGGCCGAGATGACGGACCTGACCGCGAAGGAGCTCTGCGGCGGATGA
- a CDS encoding DUF3830 family protein — protein MADRYIEVSLVKRGITATAKLLDDRAPITCAAVWDALPLAGDVYHAKYARNEIYALFPPFAESEPPLENPTVTPIPGDLCYFSFAGTELGTKSYGYDREVRAGTTVVDLALFYERNNLLLNADVGWVPGIVWGQVVDGLDALAEGCNDLWRAGALGESLRFSRA, from the coding sequence ATGGCTGACCGCTACATCGAAGTCTCGCTGGTCAAGCGGGGAATCACCGCCACGGCAAAGCTCCTGGACGATCGGGCTCCGATCACCTGTGCGGCCGTATGGGATGCCCTCCCGCTCGCCGGTGACGTCTATCACGCGAAGTACGCACGCAACGAGATCTACGCACTTTTCCCACCTTTCGCAGAATCGGAACCACCCTTGGAAAATCCGACAGTTACCCCGATTCCCGGAGATCTCTGCTATTTCTCCTTCGCGGGCACCGAACTCGGCACCAAGTCCTACGGCTACGACCGCGAGGTCCGCGCCGGCACGACCGTCGTCGACCTGGCCCTGTTCTACGAACGCAACAACCTGCTCCTGAACGCCGACGTGGGCTGGGTGCCGGGGATCGTCTGGGGCCAGGTGGTGGACGGGCTGGACGCCCTGGCCGAGGGCTGCAACGACCTCTGGCGCGCGGGCGCCCTCGGCGAGAGCCTCCGGTTCAGCCGGGCGTGA